ACGCGCTTGCCCGCGGCCACCGAACGTGCCATCGCGTCGGAGTCGGTGGTCTGCACGCCGATCACCTTCGTTTCGGGCCGCACCGACTTGATGTAGGCCGCGACACCCGCGATCAGGCCGCCGCCGCCGATCGCGACGAACACCGCGTCGATGGGGCCGGGGTGCTGGCGCAGGATCTCCAGCGCGACGGTGCCCTGGCCCGCGATCACCTCGGGGTCGTCGAACGGGTGCACGAACGTGAGGCCGCGCTTGCGCTCGAGTTCCAGCGCGTGCTGGTAGGCATCGGAGTAGCTCTCGCCATGCAGCACCACCTCGCCGCCGAGCGCGCGCACGGCGTCGATCTTGAGCTGCGGCGTGGTGACGGGCATCACGATGACGGCGGTGCAGCCGAGCTGCTTCGCACCGAGCGCGACACCCTGCGCGTGGTTGCCCGCGGACGCGCACAGCACGCCGCGCTTGAGCTGCTCGGGGGTGAGCTGCCGCATCTTGTTGTAGGCGCCGCGGAGCTTGAAGCTGTGGACCGGCTGCGTGTCCTCGCGCTTGAGCCACACGTGGTTGCCGATGCGGCGCGAGAGCTTGGCGGCGCGTCCCAGTTCGGTCTCGCGCGCCACGTCGTAGACCTGGGCGTTGAGGATCTTCTGCAGGTAGTCCGGCACGCCGAGGCGCTTCGGCTTGGGCGAAGGGGTCGCGCGGGGCGACTTCGAGGGGCGGGCGGGGCCGGCCATGGGGAACTCCTGCAGCTGCGGTCGAAAGGGGGCGCCGCATGATAAGCGACGGCCTCGGTGGAAGGCGGGGTGCCCCCGGGCAGAAAAAAAGCCCAAGGCATTGCTGCCTTGGGCTGAATCCACCAATGGAGGAGGTGGAGGAGACAAACGGTAGGGTCTGGCACTCGCGCCATAACACCAATGATCATCAGTGTAATACTTGACATGGTGCGTCGCAATAACCCGTTGGAGGGTATTTCGCGCGGAATTTCTCAAGGATCGGGGTGGGCCCGGACACCGGGTCGCGCCCCTCATCGACACAGGACACGAACATGGAATGCACCATCAACTGGCTGGCCGCGAGCGGCATGGGATTCGTCGCGGAGACCGGCAGCGGACACACGCTCGTGATGGACGGCGCCCCCGATGGCGGCGGGCGCAACCTCGCGCCGAGGCCGATGGAGACGGTGCTCGCGGGCACCGGCGGCTGCACGGCCTATGACGTGGTGCTGATCCTCAAGCGCGGCCGCCACGACGTGCGCGGCTGCCAGGTCAAGGTCACGTCCGAACGCGCGCCGGTGGATCCGAAGGTGTTCACGAAGATCCACATGCACTTCACCGTGACCGGCAAGGACCTGCCCGAGGCCGCGGTGCAGCGCGCGATCCAGATGTCCCACGAGAAGTACTGCTCGGCGAGCATCATGCTCGCCAAGACCGCCGAGATCACCACGAGCTTCGACCTCGTCGCGGCCTGAGGCCCGCAGCGGGCGCCGCGAGCCCCTCCGGCTCAGATCCGGTGGGCGGTGGTGGTCATCACCTTCGAGGCCGCGCGCATGAGCCAGCGCACGGGCGCGGGCAGTGCCGCGCCGCCGGCCGCGAGGGCCTGGTCCGCGTGGCGGGCCTCGTCGTCCTTCATGCGGTCGACGATGCGGCGCGACGCAGTGTCGGCGGCCGGCAGGCGATCGAGGTGCGACGCGAGGTGGGCCTCCACCTGGCGCTCGGTCTCCACCACGAACCCGAGGCTGACCTGCGGGCTCACGCGGCCCGCGATCCAGCCGATGCCGAAGGCACCGGCGTACCAGAGCGGGTTGAGCAGGCTCGGCCGGTCGCCCAGCTGATCGAGGCGCTCGCGCGTCCACGCGAGGTGGTCGGTCTCCTCGCGGCCCGCGGCGTCGAAGTGGGCGCGCAGCTGCGGGTCGGTCGCGGTCAGCGCCTGGGCGTTGTAGAGCGCCTGCGCGCACACCTCGCCGACGTGGTTCACGCGCATCAGCGCACCCGAGAGGCGCCGCTCGGCGTCCGTCAGTCCGGGCGGGTCCTCGCCCGCGGCGGGAGAGGCCTGCGAGGCATGGCCCGAGTCGGTCAGCGTGCGCAGCGCGTTGTCCGCGGCGACGAGCCACGCGTCCACCCGGCCGAGCGCCGGACGATCGATTGGGAGGGTTGTCATGACCCCCGAGGATACCCGAGGTGGCCCTCGCGTAAACCCTGATTTTGCGGGCCGTTGCCGGCAAAAAGGTGCGCCAATAGGCGTAAATGCTCGTTGTTGTCCAGCAACAGCGACGTGCACTGAACTTTGCACTCTGGTGCAATAACGCAACTTCCGCTGAGGAGTTCGGCCCGATCGGCTTGTGTGTGCCGAAGCCAGGATCGGGACCTCTTGTTCAAAACTCATGGAGATAGTCGCAATGAAAAAATCCCTTCTCGCTCTGGTGGTCCTCGGCGCATTCGCTGGCACTGCTTCGGCTCAATCGTCGGTCACGATCTTCGGCAAGATCGACCAGGCCCTTGGCAAGCGCATCGGCTCCAAGGACAAGCAAGTCGTCGACACGGCCGGCAGCCGCATCGCCTTCCGTGGTTACGAAGACCTCGGTGGCGGCCTGGGCGCGCTGTTCGCCATCGAACACCGCTTCACGCCCGACACCGGCACCATCGGTCCCGGCGTCCAGCCGAGCGCTGCGTCGTCCACCAAGTTCTGGGAAGGTTTCTCGTTCGTCGGCCTGCGCACGCAGTTCGGCGCGATCACCCTCGGCCGCCAATACACCTCGTCCTTCCTGACCGTGCAGAACAACGTCGACCCGTTCGCGGGTGAGACGGTTGCGGCCCTGCGCGACATCGGCATGGGTCTGCAGACCAGCCTGACGAGCACGCCGATCGCCGTGAACCCCGGCACCATCCGCGTGAGCGACTCCATCAAGTACGCACTGGTCGCCGGCGGCTTCTCGTTCTCGGCCGATTACGCCGAAGCGCCCGCTGGCCAACCGGATCGTCCGTACTCGGTGGCCGGTGCCTACACGGGTGGTCCGTTCTGGGCCGGTATCGCCTACCAGAACCCGGGCAACGCCGATGACAACCTGCTGAACCTGGGCGCGCGCTACACGTTCGGCACCGTCACCCTGTCGGCCGGCTACAGCGACGGCGACACGCAACGTCTGTCGGCTGCCATCGGCCCGCAGAAGGTCAAGGCCTGGCTGGTCGGCGCGAACATCGCCGTCGGCGTGGGCGACATCAAGGTCGGCTACGCCGACCTGAAGGTCGGTTCGATCAAGGCCAACGAACGCTTCGGCCTGGGCTACCACTACAACCTGTCCAAGCGCACCAAGCTCTACATCGACTACGCGCACGACGGCAAGGGCTTCCACGGCGCGTTCTCGGCTCCGGCACTGGCCAACAACCCGGCCATCAGCTCGGACCTGCGCAACGAGAAGGACGGCTACGACATCGGCATCCAGCACAACTTCTGATCTCGCGCTGGCCTCGGGCCAGCCCGGCATCCGTGTGCTTCAGGGCCGCCTTCGGGCGGCCTTTTTCATGGCCGGACGCGGCCACACCGGTGGCCCCCTATCATTGCGCCGATGTTCGGTTTCCTGATTCGACGGCTGATGCAAGGCGCCGCGGTGCTCACCGCCGTCGCCTTCCTGTCGTTCCTGCTGTTCCAGTACGTCGGTGACCCGGTCTCGCAGATGCTCGGGCAGGAGGCGACGGACGCGCAGCGCGCGGCGTTGCGCGCCGACCTCGGGCTCGACCGTCCTTTCCCCGTGCAGTTCGCGCGTTTCGCGGCCAACGCGGTGCAGGGCAACTTCGGGCTCAGCCTGCGTCAGGGGCGGCCCGTCGCCGCGCTGTTCGCCGAACGCCTGCCGGCGACGCTGGAGCTCGCCGGCGTGGCGGCGGTGATCGCGCTGTCGCTCGGGGTGCCGCTCGGTGTGCTGGCGGCACTGCGCCGCGACGCGTGGAGCACCCGTGTGCTGATGGGGCTGTCGTTGCTCGGGGTGTCGCTGCCCACCTTCCTGATCGGTGTGCTGCTGATCTTCGCGTTTTCGGTGCTGCTGCCCTGGCTTCCCAGCTTCGGCCGGGGCGACACCGTGACCGTGGGCCCGTGGACCACCGGGCTGCTGACGGCCGACGGGTGGCGGCACCTGCTGCTGCCGGCCGTCACGCTGGCGATGTTCCAGGTGGCGCTGATCCTGCGGCTCGTGCGCGCGGAGATGCTCGAGGTGCTGCGCGCCGACTTCATCCGCTTCGCCCGTGCGCGCGGCCTGCCCGACCGCACCGTCTACCTCGGCCATGCGCTGCGCAACACGCTGGTGCCGGTCGTGACCGTGGTCGGGCTGCAACTCGGCTCGCTGATCGCCTTTTCCATCGTCACCGAATCGGTGTTCCAGTGGCCGGGCCTCGGCCAGCTGTTCATCCAGGCGGTGACGTTCGCGGACATCCCGGTGATGGCCGGCTACCTGTGCCTCGTCGCGCTGGTGTTCGTGGTCATCAACGCGGTGGTGGACCTGCTCTACGCGCTGATCGACCCCCGGCTGCGCGGCGCCGGAGGCCACGCATGATCGCCATGCGCTGGCGTGCCGCGTGGGATGGCGACGTGGCCTGGGCCCTGCGGCGTTCGCCCGGGTTCCTGCTGTCGTTCGCGCTGCTGGTGCTGCTGGTGGCTGCGGCGCTGCTCGCCGACGTCATCGCGCCGCACCGCCCGTTCGACCTCGCCACCCTCGACCTGCTCGACGCCCGCCTGCCGCCGGCGTGGGCGGCCGAGGGCTCGGCGAAGTACCTCCTCGGCACCGATGGCCAGGGCCGCGACGTGCTGTCGGCGCTGATGTTCGGGCTGCGCATCTCGCTGGCCGTGGGCCTCGTGGCCACCGCGATCTCGCTCGTGATCGGGGTCACCCTCGGGCTCGTCGCAGGGTACCTGGGCGGCTGGGTCGACGCACTGCTGATGCGCGTGTGCGATGTGATGCTGTCGTTTCCGCCCATCCTCGTCGCGTTGCTGATCGACGGCGTGGGCCGGGCGCTGTTGCCGCAGGCCCACGACAGCCTCGCGCTGGCCGTGCTGATCGCCGCCATCGCGCTCACCGGCTGGGTGCCGTACGCGCGCACGGTGCGCGGCTCCACGATGGTCGAGCGCCGCAAGGACTATGTCAGCGCGGCCCGGCTGATCGGTGTGCCGGGCGGGCGCATCATGCGCCGTCACGTGCTGCCCAACGTGATGGGGCCGGTGCTCGTGCTCGCCACGCTGCAGGTGGGCACGGCGATCCTGATCGAGGCCACGCTGTCCTACCTCGGGGTCGGCGTGCCTGCCACGTCACCTTCGCTCGGCACGCTGATCCGCATCGGCAACGAACTGCTGCTGTCGGGCGACTGGTGGATCTCGGTCTTCCCCGGCCTCGTGCTGGTGCTGGCCACCCTGTCGATCAACGGGATGGGGGATGCGCTGCGCGACGCGCTGAACCCGAGGCTGCGATGACAGCGCCGCTGCTCGAGGTGCGCGGCCTGCGCGTGGTGTTCCCCACGCGCCGGGGCGACCTGGTCGCGCTCGACGACGTGTCGTTCGAGATGGCGCCTGGCGAGATCCTCGGCATGGTGGGCGAGTCCGGTGCGGGCAAGTCCGTGACGGGCTCGGCCATCACCGGCCTGCTCGATCCGCCGGGGCACGTGGCGGGCGGCGAGATCCGCTTCGACGGCCAGCGCATCGACCAGCTGACGCAGCGCGCGTGGCAGCCGCTGCGCGGGCGCCACATCGCCACCATCTTCCAGGATCCGCTCACGGCACTGAACCCGCTCTACACCGTGGGCCGGCAGCTGACCGAGACGCTGCGCACGCACTTCCCCATGAGCGCGGCGGCGGCGCGGCGCCGGGCCGCGGAGCTGCTCGCCGAGACGGGCATCCCGGGCGCGGCGTCGCGGCTCGACGACCATCCGCACCAGTTCTCGGGCGGCATGCGCCAGCGCGTCGTGATCGCGCTGGCGCTGGCCGGCGAACCCCGCCTCATCGTCGCGGACGAACCCACCACCGCGCTCGACGTGTCGGTGCAGGCCCAGATCACGGCCTTGCTGCGGCGGCTGAGCCGCGAGCGCGGCCTCGCGGTGATGCTGATCACGCACGACATGGGCGTGGTGGCGGACACCTGCGACCGCGTGGCGGTGATGTACGCGGGCCGCATCGCCGAGATCGGCCCGGTGGATGCGATCGTCGGCCGCCCCGGCCATCCCTACACGTCGGGGCTGATGGGCGCGATCCCGGGTCTGGCCTCCCCGCGCGAGCGGCTCGTGCAGATCGACGGCACGATGCCGCGCCTCACGGCCATCCCCTCGGGCTGCGCGTTCCATCCGCGGTGCCCCCGCGTGTTCGAGCCGTGTGCCGGCCGGCGGCCCGACCTGATGCCGGCGGGGGCGACCCGTGCGGCCTGCTGGCTGCACGAAAGGGGAGGGGCATGAGTTCGCCCGTGGTCGAAGCCGTCGACCTGTCCAAGCAGTTCGCGCTGCCCGACGCGTGGTGGCGGCGCGCCCTCGGGCGGCCGCCGCGGCGCGCGCTGCAGGCCGTGGCCGACGTGTCGTTCTCGATCGAGCGGGGGAAGACTTTCGGCCTCGTCGGCGAGTCCGGGTCCGGCAAGACCACGGTGGGCCGGCTGATGGTGGGCCTGCACGCGCCGAGCGGCGGGGAGGTGCGCATCGGCGGCCGGCCGTTCGCGCCGGCGCTGCGCCGCCAGGTGCAGATGGTGTTCCAGGACCCGTACGCGAGCCTCAACCCGCGCTGGACCGTGCGCGAGATCGTCGGCGAGCCGCTGCGCGAGCAGCAGCGCGGCATGGGCCGCGCGGAGCGCCACGTGCGGGTGGGCGAGCTGCTCGCGGCGGTGGGCCTGTCGGCCGACGACGGGGCGCGGTTCCCGCACCAGTTCTCGGGCGGGCAACGTCAGCGCATCTCGATCGCGCGGGCGCTGGCCACCGATCCGTCGTTCCTCGTGTGCGACGAGCCCACGTCGGCACTCGACGTGTCCGTGCAGGCGCAGGTGCTCAACCTGATGAAGGACCTGCAGCGGGAGCGCGGGGTCGCCTACCTGTTCATCTCGCACAACCTCGCGGTGGTGCGGCACGTGAGCGACGAAGTGGGGGTGATGTACGCCGGCCGGCTGGTCGAGCGGTCACCGGCGGCGGCGATCTTCGCGAGGCCGCGTCATCCGTACACGCGGCTGCTGCTCGAGGCCGTGCCCGGTCGGCGGCGCGACGGCGACGCGCCGCCGCAGGGCGAGATGCCCGACCCGTTCGATCCGCCGGCCGGGTGTGCCTTCCATCCACGTTGCCCGCTGGCCAACGAACGGTGCCGCCTGGAACGGCCGCGGCTGCTGCCGGCGGCCGATGGCGTGCAGGTGGCCTGCCACGCCGTGGCGGAAGGGCGGGACTGATCAGCCCTGCGGAATCAGCCGCTCGGCGGCGAACAGCTCGGCCGGATTCTCGCGTTCGCGGATGAGCCACGCCTGCGAGCCCGACACCAGCACCTCGGCCGCGCGGCCACGGGTGTTGTAGTTGCTGGCCATGCTCATGCCGTAGGCGCCCGCGGACAGGACGGCCACGAAGTCGCCGGAGGCGACGGCCAGGTCGCGGTCGCGTCCGAGCCAGTCGCCCGATTCGCACACCGGGCCCACCACGTCGCAGTGCGTTGCCGGCACGTCGTCGCGCGTCACGCACGGCACGATGCCCATGAAGGCCTCGTACATGGCGGGGCGGGCGAGGTCGTTCATCGCGGCGTCGACGATGCAGAAGTTCTTCTGCTCGCCGGGCTTCAGGTACAGCACCTCGCTGACCAGCACGCCGGCGTTGCCCACGAGCGAGCGGCCCGGCTCGAAGAGCACCTTGCGGTGGCCATGGCCGCGCGCGTCGATGCGGGCCAGCAGTTGCTGGACGAGCGTCTCGGCGGACGGCGGGGTTTCGTCGGTGTAGGTGATGCCGAGCCCGCCACCGAGGTCGAGGTGGTGGACGGGCACACCCGCGGCCTCCACGGCCTCGACCAGGTCGAGCACGCGGTCGAGGGCGTCGAGGTACGGCGTGGTGTCGGTGATCTGGGAGCCGATGTGGCAGTCGATGCCGGCGACTTCGAGGCCGGGCAGGGCGGCCGCGCGCCGGTACGTGGCGAGCGCCCGTTCGTGGGCGATGCCGAACTTGTTGCCCTTCAGGCCCGTGGAGATGTACGGGTGCGTGCCGGCGTCGACGTCCGGGTTCACGCGCAGGCTCACGCGGGCGGTGCGGCCGAGGCCGCTCGCGACGTCGGACAGCAGCTCGAGCTCGGCCTCGCTCTCGACGTTGAAGCACATCACGCCGGCCTCGAGGGCGTGCCGCATCTCGGCGCGCGTCTTGCCGATGCCGGAGAACACGACCTTCGCCGCATCGCCGCCGGCCGCGAGCACGCGGTGCAGCTCGCCCGACGAGACGATGTCGAAGC
This genomic stretch from Piscinibacter gummiphilus harbors:
- a CDS encoding ABC transporter permease encodes the protein MIAMRWRAAWDGDVAWALRRSPGFLLSFALLVLLVAAALLADVIAPHRPFDLATLDLLDARLPPAWAAEGSAKYLLGTDGQGRDVLSALMFGLRISLAVGLVATAISLVIGVTLGLVAGYLGGWVDALLMRVCDVMLSFPPILVALLIDGVGRALLPQAHDSLALAVLIAAIALTGWVPYARTVRGSTMVERRKDYVSAARLIGVPGGRIMRRHVLPNVMGPVLVLATLQVGTAILIEATLSYLGVGVPATSPSLGTLIRIGNELLLSGDWWISVFPGLVLVLATLSINGMGDALRDALNPRLR
- a CDS encoding porin — translated: MKKSLLALVVLGAFAGTASAQSSVTIFGKIDQALGKRIGSKDKQVVDTAGSRIAFRGYEDLGGGLGALFAIEHRFTPDTGTIGPGVQPSAASSTKFWEGFSFVGLRTQFGAITLGRQYTSSFLTVQNNVDPFAGETVAALRDIGMGLQTSLTSTPIAVNPGTIRVSDSIKYALVAGGFSFSADYAEAPAGQPDRPYSVAGAYTGGPFWAGIAYQNPGNADDNLLNLGARYTFGTVTLSAGYSDGDTQRLSAAIGPQKVKAWLVGANIAVGVGDIKVGYADLKVGSIKANERFGLGYHYNLSKRTKLYIDYAHDGKGFHGAFSAPALANNPAISSDLRNEKDGYDIGIQHNF
- a CDS encoding ABC transporter ATP-binding protein, which gives rise to MSSPVVEAVDLSKQFALPDAWWRRALGRPPRRALQAVADVSFSIERGKTFGLVGESGSGKTTVGRLMVGLHAPSGGEVRIGGRPFAPALRRQVQMVFQDPYASLNPRWTVREIVGEPLREQQRGMGRAERHVRVGELLAAVGLSADDGARFPHQFSGGQRQRISIARALATDPSFLVCDEPTSALDVSVQAQVLNLMKDLQRERGVAYLFISHNLAVVRHVSDEVGVMYAGRLVERSPAAAIFARPRHPYTRLLLEAVPGRRRDGDAPPQGEMPDPFDPPAGCAFHPRCPLANERCRLERPRLLPAADGVQVACHAVAEGRD
- the lysA gene encoding diaminopimelate decarboxylase yields the protein MTLPGSPHLAYRGPQLFIEDLAVADLARRFGTPLYVYSKASMLAALSAYQRALKGRDHLVCYAVKANSNLAVLQVFAQAGCGFDIVSSGELHRVLAAGGDAAKVVFSGIGKTRAEMRHALEAGVMCFNVESEAELELLSDVASGLGRTARVSLRVNPDVDAGTHPYISTGLKGNKFGIAHERALATYRRAAALPGLEVAGIDCHIGSQITDTTPYLDALDRVLDLVEAVEAAGVPVHHLDLGGGLGITYTDETPPSAETLVQQLLARIDARGHGHRKVLFEPGRSLVGNAGVLVSEVLYLKPGEQKNFCIVDAAMNDLARPAMYEAFMGIVPCVTRDDVPATHCDVVGPVCESGDWLGRDRDLAVASGDFVAVLSAGAYGMSMASNYNTRGRAAEVLVSGSQAWLIRERENPAELFAAERLIPQG
- the coq7 gene encoding 2-polyprenyl-3-methyl-6-methoxy-1,4-benzoquinone monooxygenase — translated: MDAWLVAADNALRTLTDSGHASQASPAAGEDPPGLTDAERRLSGALMRVNHVGEVCAQALYNAQALTATDPQLRAHFDAAGREETDHLAWTRERLDQLGDRPSLLNPLWYAGAFGIGWIAGRVSPQVSLGFVVETERQVEAHLASHLDRLPAADTASRRIVDRMKDDEARHADQALAAGGAALPAPVRWLMRAASKVMTTTAHRI
- a CDS encoding ABC transporter ATP-binding protein, giving the protein MTAPLLEVRGLRVVFPTRRGDLVALDDVSFEMAPGEILGMVGESGAGKSVTGSAITGLLDPPGHVAGGEIRFDGQRIDQLTQRAWQPLRGRHIATIFQDPLTALNPLYTVGRQLTETLRTHFPMSAAAARRRAAELLAETGIPGAASRLDDHPHQFSGGMRQRVVIALALAGEPRLIVADEPTTALDVSVQAQITALLRRLSRERGLAVMLITHDMGVVADTCDRVAVMYAGRIAEIGPVDAIVGRPGHPYTSGLMGAIPGLASPRERLVQIDGTMPRLTAIPSGCAFHPRCPRVFEPCAGRRPDLMPAGATRAACWLHERGGA
- a CDS encoding ABC transporter permease is translated as MFGFLIRRLMQGAAVLTAVAFLSFLLFQYVGDPVSQMLGQEATDAQRAALRADLGLDRPFPVQFARFAANAVQGNFGLSLRQGRPVAALFAERLPATLELAGVAAVIALSLGVPLGVLAALRRDAWSTRVLMGLSLLGVSLPTFLIGVLLIFAFSVLLPWLPSFGRGDTVTVGPWTTGLLTADGWRHLLLPAVTLAMFQVALILRLVRAEMLEVLRADFIRFARARGLPDRTVYLGHALRNTLVPVVTVVGLQLGSLIAFSIVTESVFQWPGLGQLFIQAVTFADIPVMAGYLCLVALVFVVINAVVDLLYALIDPRLRGAGGHA
- a CDS encoding OsmC family protein codes for the protein MECTINWLAASGMGFVAETGSGHTLVMDGAPDGGGRNLAPRPMETVLAGTGGCTAYDVVLILKRGRHDVRGCQVKVTSERAPVDPKVFTKIHMHFTVTGKDLPEAAVQRAIQMSHEKYCSASIMLAKTAEITTSFDLVAA